From the genome of Phreatobacter cathodiphilus, one region includes:
- a CDS encoding sensor histidine kinase NtrY-like, translating into MTISPQTATTTSPPDASAFMPRLRARRVGPIMVAVALFFGLITFLLVTGLLPIAATHEVVLSVLVADGLLVCALIVLIVREILVLRRARRAGQAASRLHERVVRLFAIVASVPVAVIAIAASVTLDRGLESIFSGSVRQSVEASANLANAYLNEQVQVVRAEAAALVQDIERVRSLNSTEVNFGRFLTAQAMVRGLTVVRVLKTDGSIVDRADLPMQADFSVPAAILDEVSKTDDIIANVSSLNDRDFIEAILKLQRGGDEILYVVRQISPQIAQHLRATQAGLFEYQALQSRRLGLQIAFALMFALIAFLVTLSAVYLGLSFANRLVQPIRRLIGAADQVAAGDLDVEVHIRKSEGDLANLGDTFNKMTAELRDQRADLIAARDQIDSRRRFTEAVLAGVTAGVIGLDEAGRVTLLNRFAMEILGVSESELSGTMLAESVPEFAELIAGAARGAPIVQGQVMLVKGGRERTLVVRVALEADENGAHGAVVTLDDVTDLVVAQRTSAWADIARRIAHEIKNPLTPIQLSAERLKRRYGRVITEDREVFDQCTDTIIRQVGDIGRMVDEFSSFARMPKPVFEMEDVADTVRQAVFMMRIGYPEIDIVDDIPEGPLPASFDRRLISQALTNIIKNATEAIAAVAEQERGKGRILVRLTANKSSYAVDVVDNGIGLPKENRHRLLEPYVTTREKGTGLGLAIVGKILEEHGGGLGLYDAPAGSDEQQRGALIRLSFRDQRLAVQATAAAE; encoded by the coding sequence ATGACGATTTCGCCGCAGACAGCGACGACCACCTCTCCGCCCGACGCTTCGGCCTTCATGCCGCGCCTGCGGGCCCGCCGGGTCGGGCCCATCATGGTGGCCGTGGCCCTGTTCTTCGGCCTCATCACCTTCCTGCTTGTCACCGGCCTGCTGCCGATCGCCGCCACCCACGAGGTGGTGCTCTCCGTGCTCGTCGCTGACGGGCTGCTCGTCTGCGCCCTGATCGTGCTCATCGTGCGGGAGATCCTCGTGCTGAGGCGGGCGCGGCGGGCGGGGCAGGCGGCATCCCGCCTGCACGAGCGCGTCGTCCGCCTCTTCGCCATCGTCGCCTCGGTGCCGGTGGCGGTGATCGCCATCGCCGCCTCGGTGACCCTGGACCGCGGCCTCGAGAGCATCTTCTCGGGCAGCGTCCGCCAGTCGGTGGAGGCCTCGGCCAATCTCGCCAACGCCTATCTCAACGAGCAGGTGCAGGTGGTGCGGGCCGAGGCGGCGGCCCTCGTCCAGGACATCGAGCGGGTGCGGTCGCTGAATTCGACGGAGGTGAATTTCGGCCGTTTCCTCACCGCACAGGCCATGGTGCGCGGCCTCACCGTGGTGCGCGTGCTGAAGACCGACGGCTCGATCGTCGACCGGGCCGACCTGCCCATGCAGGCCGATTTCAGCGTTCCCGCAGCGATTCTCGACGAGGTGAGCAAGACCGACGACATCATCGCGAACGTCTCCTCGCTCAACGACCGCGACTTCATCGAGGCGATCCTGAAGCTGCAGCGGGGAGGGGACGAGATCCTCTACGTCGTCAGGCAGATCAGCCCGCAGATCGCCCAGCACCTGCGTGCCACCCAGGCGGGGCTCTTCGAATACCAGGCCTTGCAGTCGCGCCGGCTCGGACTGCAGATCGCCTTCGCCCTGATGTTCGCGCTGATCGCCTTCCTGGTCACCCTGTCGGCCGTCTATCTCGGCCTCAGCTTCGCCAACCGCCTGGTGCAGCCCATCCGCCGGCTCATCGGCGCGGCGGACCAGGTGGCTGCCGGCGATCTCGACGTCGAGGTCCATATCCGCAAGTCCGAGGGCGACCTCGCCAATCTCGGCGACACGTTCAACAAGATGACGGCGGAACTGCGCGACCAGCGCGCCGACCTCATCGCGGCGCGCGACCAGATCGACAGCCGGCGCCGTTTCACCGAGGCGGTGCTGGCCGGAGTCACCGCGGGCGTGATCGGCCTCGACGAGGCCGGCCGGGTGACGCTGCTCAACCGGTTCGCGATGGAGATCCTCGGTGTCAGCGAGAGCGAGCTGTCCGGCACCATGCTCGCCGAGAGCGTGCCCGAGTTCGCCGAGCTGATCGCCGGGGCGGCGCGCGGCGCGCCGATCGTCCAGGGCCAGGTCATGCTGGTGAAGGGCGGGCGCGAGCGCACCCTCGTCGTCCGCGTGGCGCTTGAGGCGGACGAGAACGGCGCCCACGGCGCGGTGGTGACGCTCGACGACGTCACCGATCTCGTCGTCGCCCAGCGCACCTCCGCCTGGGCCGACATCGCCCGGCGCATCGCCCACGAGATCAAGAACCCGCTCACCCCCATCCAGCTCTCGGCCGAGCGGCTGAAGCGGCGCTACGGCCGTGTCATCACCGAGGACCGGGAGGTCTTCGACCAGTGCACCGACACGATCATCCGCCAGGTCGGGGACATCGGCCGCATGGTGGACGAATTCTCCTCCTTCGCCCGCATGCCGAAGCCGGTCTTCGAAATGGAGGACGTGGCCGACACGGTCCGCCAAGCGGTGTTCATGATGCGGATCGGCTATCCGGAGATCGACATCGTCGACGACATTCCGGAGGGACCGCTGCCCGCCTCCTTCGACCGGCGGCTGATCAGCCAGGCGCTCACCAACATCATCAAGAACGCCACCGAGGCCATCGCCGCCGTGGCGGAGCAGGAGCGCGGCAAGGGCCGGATCCTCGTGCGGCTGACGGCCAACAAGTCCTCCTACGCCGTCGACGTCGTCGACAACGGCATCGGCCTGCCCAAAGAAAACCGTCATCGGCTGCTTGAGCCTTACGTTACGACACGGGAAAAGGGCACGGGGCTGGGGCTGGCGATCGTCGGCAAAATTCTCGAGGAGCACGGTGGGGGCCTCGGCCTCTACGATGCTCCGGCGGGAAGCGACGAGCAGCAGCGGGGCGCCCTGATCCGCCTCAGTTTCAGAGACCAGCGGCTGGCGGTCCAGGCGACCGCCGCAGCGGAATGA
- the ntrC gene encoding nitrogen regulation protein NR(I), which produces MPTGTILVADDDAAIRTVLNQALSRAGYDVRLTGNATTLWRWVSQGDGDLVITDVVMPDENAFDLLPRMKKLRPDLPVVVMSAQNTFMTAIKASERGAYDYLPKPFDLKELVAIVGRALAEPKGKPGKASPVDADTMPLVGRSPAMQDIYRVLARLMQTDLTVMIVGESGTGKELVARALHDYGKRRNGPFVAINMAAIPRDLIESELFGHEKGAFTGAQSRNPGRFEQAEGGTLFLDEIGDMPMEAQTRLLRVLQQGEYTTVGGRTPIKADVRIVAATNKDLRQLIQQGLFREDLFFRLNVVPLRLPPLRERSDDVPDLVRHFFAQAEREGLPAKQIDSAALEKLKRYRWPGNIRELENLIRRLTALYPQEIITAPIVDNELATPEPASPGDEPREDDTLMASVERHMGSYFKGFGDDLPPPGLYHRVLREVEIPLISAALAATRGNQIKAADLLGVNRNTLRKKVRDLDIQVIRTSR; this is translated from the coding sequence ATGCCGACGGGAACCATCCTTGTCGCCGACGACGACGCCGCGATCCGCACCGTGCTCAACCAGGCGCTGTCGCGGGCCGGCTACGACGTCCGCCTGACCGGCAACGCGACGACGCTGTGGCGCTGGGTCTCTCAGGGCGACGGCGACCTCGTCATCACCGACGTGGTGATGCCGGACGAGAACGCCTTCGACCTCCTGCCGCGGATGAAGAAACTGCGCCCGGACCTGCCGGTGGTGGTGATGAGCGCGCAGAACACGTTCATGACGGCCATCAAGGCCTCCGAGCGGGGCGCCTACGACTACCTGCCGAAGCCCTTCGACCTGAAGGAACTGGTGGCCATCGTCGGGCGGGCCCTGGCCGAGCCCAAGGGCAAGCCCGGCAAGGCCTCGCCGGTGGACGCCGACACCATGCCGCTGGTCGGCCGCTCGCCGGCCATGCAGGACATCTATCGCGTCCTCGCCCGCCTGATGCAGACCGACCTCACGGTGATGATCGTCGGCGAGAGCGGCACGGGCAAGGAGCTCGTCGCCCGAGCCCTCCACGACTACGGCAAGCGCCGCAACGGACCCTTCGTCGCCATCAACATGGCGGCCATCCCGCGCGACCTCATCGAGAGCGAGCTGTTCGGCCACGAGAAGGGCGCCTTCACCGGCGCCCAGTCTCGCAATCCCGGCCGGTTCGAACAGGCGGAGGGCGGCACGCTCTTCCTCGACGAAATCGGCGACATGCCGATGGAGGCGCAGACCCGCCTCCTGCGCGTCCTGCAGCAGGGCGAATACACCACGGTGGGCGGCCGCACCCCGATCAAGGCCGACGTGCGCATCGTCGCCGCCACCAACAAGGACCTGCGCCAGCTCATCCAGCAGGGCCTGTTCCGCGAAGACCTGTTCTTCCGCCTCAACGTCGTGCCGCTGCGCCTGCCGCCGCTGCGCGAGCGCAGCGACGACGTGCCGGATCTGGTGCGTCACTTCTTCGCCCAGGCCGAGCGCGAGGGCCTGCCGGCCAAGCAGATCGATTCGGCCGCCCTCGAGAAGCTCAAGCGCTATCGCTGGCCCGGCAACATCCGCGAGCTGGAGAACCTGATCCGGCGCCTGACCGCGCTCTACCCGCAGGAGATCATCACCGCGCCCATCGTCGACAACGAGCTGGCGACGCCGGAGCCGGCCTCGCCGGGCGACGAGCCGCGCGAGGACGATACGCTGATGGCCTCCGTGGAGCGGCACATGGGGAGCTATTTCAAGGGTTTCGGAGACGATCTTCCGCCGCCGGGTCTCTATCACCGCGTGCTGCGCGAGGTGGAGATTCCGCTGATCTCGGCGGCGCTCGCGGCGACCCGCGGCAACCAGATCAAGGCCGCCGATCTCCTCGGAGTGAACCGCAACACCCTGCGCAAGAAGGTGCGGGATCTCGACATCCAGGTGATCCGTACCTCGCGGTGA